Proteins from a genomic interval of Microbacterium imperiale:
- a CDS encoding agmatine deiminase family protein, translating into MAWRMPAETAPHERTWMAFPRAGVTLGETEAERAEGYAAWTAVAHAVAEFEPVSMLVDPSETARARAMLGDGITQLEAPVDEFWMRDHGPTFVIDDERPGALGAVDWIFNGWGAPDWAEWRLSAEHARTIAAHVGAELVSSVLVNEGGGIHVDGEGTVLLTETVQLDPRRNPFADRARVEAEMLRTLGAERAIWLSRGLTRDYDEFGTNGHIDIVATFPSPGRVLLHAQPDPAHPDHAVIPRLRAELAQAEDAAGRRLEVIDLPAPAQLRDAEGFVDYSYVNHLVVNGGVIACGFGDPHADDRARGTLADAYPGRRVVTVDARPLFARGGGIHCITQQQPALPRVDSGGLE; encoded by the coding sequence ATGGCGTGGAGAATGCCGGCCGAGACCGCGCCGCACGAACGCACCTGGATGGCTTTCCCCCGCGCGGGCGTCACCCTCGGCGAGACCGAGGCGGAGCGCGCCGAGGGATACGCCGCCTGGACCGCCGTCGCCCATGCCGTCGCCGAGTTCGAGCCCGTTTCGATGCTCGTCGACCCGAGCGAGACGGCTCGCGCCCGTGCCATGCTCGGCGACGGGATCACCCAGCTCGAGGCTCCGGTCGACGAGTTCTGGATGCGCGACCACGGCCCGACCTTCGTCATCGATGACGAACGCCCCGGCGCCCTCGGGGCCGTCGACTGGATCTTCAACGGCTGGGGCGCGCCCGACTGGGCCGAGTGGCGGCTCTCGGCCGAGCATGCCCGCACCATCGCGGCCCACGTCGGCGCTGAGCTCGTCAGCTCGGTGCTGGTCAACGAGGGCGGCGGCATCCACGTCGACGGCGAGGGCACCGTGCTGCTCACCGAAACGGTGCAGCTCGACCCTCGGCGCAACCCCTTCGCCGACCGCGCCCGCGTCGAGGCCGAGATGCTCCGCACGCTCGGCGCGGAGCGAGCGATTTGGCTGTCGCGCGGGCTCACACGCGACTACGACGAGTTCGGCACCAACGGGCACATCGACATCGTCGCGACCTTCCCCAGCCCCGGACGCGTGCTGCTGCACGCCCAGCCCGACCCGGCGCACCCCGACCACGCGGTCATCCCCCGGCTTCGCGCCGAGCTCGCGCAAGCGGAGGATGCCGCCGGCCGGCGCCTCGAGGTCATCGACCTGCCCGCCCCGGCGCAGCTGCGCGATGCCGAGGGTTTCGTCGACTACAGCTACGTCAACCACCTCGTCGTCAACGGCGGAGTCATCGCGTGCGGATTCGGCGACCCGCACGCCGACGACCGGGCGCGCGGCACCCTCGCCGACGCCTACCCGGGCCGGCGCGTCGTGACAGTCGACGCGCGTCCGCTGTTCGCCCGCGGCGGCGGCATCCACTGCATCACGCAGCAGCAGCCGGCCCTCCCCCGGGTCGACTCGGGGGGACTCGAGTGA
- a CDS encoding TetR/AcrR family transcriptional regulator, translating to MPSKDSPVRTRLSGSERRAQISRAAEELARRQGLDAVTLRAVAAEVGVGSALVAHHAPSMDEVVADAFEAIVAAELADLERLRDAHADPVALVRELLGTLLDGSRSDVTLIWVQSWALGGRNDTLAARVRAQMDAWTDFLEDIVRRGTAAGRFRVEDAGAVAAQLLGMIDGLNAHALVSWRDAAGRIALMSTALEAMLGLDAGDLSR from the coding sequence ATGCCGTCAAAGGATTCCCCGGTACGCACCCGCCTGAGCGGGTCCGAACGGCGCGCGCAGATCTCCCGTGCGGCCGAGGAGCTCGCCCGCCGACAGGGACTCGACGCCGTGACGCTGCGCGCCGTCGCGGCAGAGGTGGGCGTCGGCTCCGCCCTCGTCGCACATCACGCGCCGAGCATGGACGAGGTCGTCGCCGACGCGTTCGAGGCGATCGTCGCCGCCGAGCTCGCCGACCTCGAGCGGCTGCGCGACGCGCACGCCGACCCGGTCGCGCTCGTCCGCGAGCTGCTGGGCACTCTCCTCGACGGCTCGCGGTCGGACGTCACGCTCATCTGGGTGCAGTCGTGGGCGCTCGGCGGGCGCAACGACACCCTCGCCGCGCGCGTGCGCGCCCAGATGGACGCCTGGACCGACTTCCTCGAGGACATCGTCCGGCGCGGCACCGCGGCGGGGCGGTTCCGCGTCGAGGACGCCGGTGCCGTCGCGGCGCAGCTGCTCGGCATGATCGACGGGCTCAACGCCCACGCCCTCGTGTCGTGGCGCGACGCGGCCGGGCGCATCGCGCTGATGTCGACGGCCCTCGAGGCCATGCTCGGGCTCGACGCCGGCGACCTCAGCCGCTGA
- a CDS encoding ThuA domain-containing protein — MTHRALVLTGSGRYADPWHPFAEVGAEVADILRHRGWDVAVSDDVDQGMANLDGYDLVAVCAGDPWREGTRGAPPAAVAGFAAALERGIGVLAMHSAVSSLRDYPEWASALGAIWLPELSYHPEAGEMTVQVEPDAVPAEVPVTFHTHDERYCALQRLGHRTVVAWHEGDGAKEAAAWVREFGGGRIAVDVLGHDARALETSGHRSLIAALAAWAVASS, encoded by the coding sequence ATGACACACCGAGCACTCGTTCTGACCGGGTCGGGACGGTACGCCGACCCGTGGCATCCGTTCGCCGAGGTGGGTGCCGAGGTCGCCGACATCCTCCGTCACCGGGGGTGGGATGTCGCCGTCTCGGACGACGTCGACCAGGGCATGGCCAATCTCGACGGCTACGACCTCGTCGCGGTCTGCGCGGGAGACCCGTGGCGGGAGGGGACGCGCGGAGCACCCCCGGCGGCGGTCGCCGGATTCGCCGCGGCGCTCGAGCGCGGAATCGGTGTGCTCGCGATGCACTCCGCCGTCTCGTCGCTGCGCGACTATCCCGAGTGGGCGTCCGCGCTCGGCGCGATCTGGCTGCCCGAGCTGTCGTACCACCCGGAGGCGGGCGAGATGACCGTGCAGGTCGAGCCCGATGCGGTGCCCGCCGAGGTGCCGGTGACCTTCCACACGCACGACGAGCGCTACTGCGCGCTGCAGCGACTGGGCCACCGCACCGTCGTGGCCTGGCACGAGGGCGACGGTGCGAAGGAGGCCGCCGCGTGGGTGCGCGAGTTCGGCGGCGGCCGCATCGCCGTCGACGTCCTCGGGCACGACGCCCGGGCCCTCGAAACGTCGGGTCACCGCTCGCTGATCGCGGCGCTCGCGGCCTGGGCGGTCGCGTCGAGCTGA
- a CDS encoding sirohydrochlorin chelatase: MNPILIACSHGTSSLEGRAAISALVDRVRAMLPEVRVDEAFVDVQEPEIDAVVAAVPAGAASVVVPVLLSTGFHTRVDIARAVAAAPGPCVATAALGPNPLLAELLAERLHAAGLDAATDAVVLAAAGSSDPAAAVDVAAMAELLAARLGRPVTTGFAAGAGTRIAEAVSAAREAGAKRVFAASYVLAPGHFAGVIAAGGADVVTPPLAPEDAVAAVIVERYRAAAR; encoded by the coding sequence GTGAACCCGATCCTCATCGCCTGCTCGCACGGCACCAGCTCACTCGAGGGACGCGCCGCGATCTCGGCGCTGGTCGACCGCGTGCGCGCGATGCTGCCGGAGGTCCGCGTGGACGAGGCGTTCGTCGACGTCCAGGAGCCCGAGATCGACGCCGTCGTGGCGGCGGTGCCCGCGGGCGCGGCATCCGTGGTCGTCCCGGTGCTGCTGTCGACGGGGTTCCACACGCGCGTCGACATCGCCCGTGCTGTGGCGGCTGCGCCGGGGCCGTGCGTCGCGACGGCCGCCCTCGGTCCGAACCCGCTGCTGGCCGAACTGCTCGCCGAGCGGCTGCACGCTGCGGGGCTGGACGCGGCCACCGACGCGGTCGTCCTCGCCGCAGCGGGGTCGTCCGACCCGGCGGCCGCCGTGGACGTCGCGGCGATGGCCGAGCTGCTCGCGGCACGGCTCGGCCGGCCCGTGACCACGGGATTCGCTGCGGGGGCGGGCACCCGTATCGCCGAGGCCGTCAGCGCCGCCCGCGAGGCGGGGGCGAAGCGCGTCTTCGCGGCGAGCTACGTGCTCGCACCGGGACACTTCGCCGGCGTCATCGCGGCAGGCGGGGCCGACGTCGTTACGCCGCCGCTGGCTCCCGAAGATGCCGTCGCCGCCGTCATCGTGGAGCGCTACCGCGCCGCCGCCCGCTGA
- a CDS encoding uroporphyrinogen-III synthase, with product MNQSVRPALSAALGGCTVVIAVDRRSTELATALERHGAAVRHAPALSIVSHIDDEALMSATRALIARPPDVVVVTTGVGFRGWMEAADEAGQLDDLHAAFRGAQIVARGPKARGAIQQAGLIADWVAESETSGELGEFLLAEGVRGRRVAVQHHGSGSDGLDELFTEAGADVVSLTVYRWGPPPDPAQVARSVIATARGEVDAVLFTSAPGAAEWMATARREGALDDILRRAHARRLLLAAVGPITAAPIRDAGVEPLIADRGRLGSLVRAVVTHFGGGHAPSLPTPAGRLELRSSAAVLDGRAIPLSPTSMLILDALFTAAGGVVSRADLQRVLPRSAAGDHAVDVAIARTRDALGSATLIRTVVKRGYRLDVVPAGGMP from the coding sequence GTGAACCAGTCCGTCCGTCCCGCGCTCTCGGCCGCCCTCGGCGGGTGCACCGTCGTCATCGCCGTCGACCGGCGATCGACCGAGCTCGCGACGGCTCTGGAACGCCACGGGGCGGCCGTCCGCCACGCCCCCGCGCTCAGCATCGTCTCGCACATCGACGACGAGGCACTGATGTCGGCGACCCGGGCGCTAATCGCGCGGCCGCCCGACGTCGTGGTGGTCACGACGGGCGTGGGGTTCCGCGGCTGGATGGAAGCAGCCGACGAGGCGGGCCAGCTCGACGACCTCCACGCCGCGTTCCGCGGGGCGCAGATCGTCGCGCGCGGCCCCAAGGCCCGCGGCGCGATCCAGCAGGCGGGCCTCATCGCCGACTGGGTGGCCGAGTCCGAGACGTCGGGCGAGCTGGGCGAGTTCCTGTTGGCCGAGGGGGTGCGGGGGCGCCGCGTCGCGGTGCAGCACCACGGGTCGGGCTCCGACGGGCTCGACGAGCTGTTCACCGAGGCGGGAGCCGACGTGGTCAGCCTGACCGTGTACCGCTGGGGCCCGCCGCCCGACCCGGCGCAGGTCGCCCGGTCGGTCATCGCGACGGCGCGGGGAGAAGTCGACGCCGTGCTGTTCACCTCGGCCCCCGGCGCCGCGGAATGGATGGCGACCGCTCGGCGCGAAGGCGCCCTCGACGACATCCTGCGACGCGCGCACGCTCGTCGCCTGCTGCTCGCGGCGGTCGGTCCCATCACGGCGGCACCGATCCGCGATGCCGGAGTCGAGCCGCTCATCGCCGACCGCGGCCGCCTCGGCTCGCTGGTCCGGGCGGTCGTGACGCACTTCGGCGGGGGCCATGCCCCCTCGCTCCCGACACCGGCGGGCCGGCTCGAGCTGCGCAGTTCGGCCGCCGTGCTGGACGGCCGGGCGATCCCGCTGTCGCCGACCTCGATGCTCATCCTCGATGCGCTGTTCACCGCGGCCGGCGGCGTCGTCAGCCGCGCCGATCTGCAGCGCGTCCTCCCCCGTTCGGCGGCGGGCGACCACGCGGTCGATGTCGCCATCGCGCGCACGCGTGACGCCCTCGGCTCGGCGACGCTCATCCGCACCGTGGTCAAGCGCGGCTACCGCCTCGACGTCGTACCCGCCGGAGGGATGCCGTGA
- the cobA gene encoding uroporphyrinogen-III C-methyltransferase — translation MTTMLGLSLTGRRVLFVGGGAVAARRVGRFIDEGADIHVVSPELGDEMRRAVTTHGLTWHARRVRSDDIAGAWLVHSATGDPRVDTAVAAWCESRRVFCVNTSDGAHGSARLTAETRSGDVLVGVASDAGVDPRRAVRLRDAIADALRAGTLPLRRCRRGGGRVDLVGGGPGPADLMTVRGRRLLAEADVVVADRLGPTDVLNELEPDVEIIDVGKRPGHHPVTQDEINALLVAHARAGKRVVRLKGGDPFVFGRGGEEVAACHAAGVAVEVVPGLTSVVSVPQAAGIPVTHRGVSAGIHVANGQGAVSASTRAALGDDTITTVVLMGVAALPRIVAAAREAGAPGSRPVAIVERGHTPQQRTTHSTLAEVERDAAAAGVANPAVIVIGEVARADLLLTAASDRERVTR, via the coding sequence ATGACCACCATGCTCGGACTGTCGCTGACCGGCCGCCGCGTCCTGTTCGTCGGCGGCGGCGCCGTCGCGGCCCGCCGTGTCGGCCGCTTCATCGACGAGGGGGCCGACATCCACGTCGTCTCACCCGAGCTGGGCGACGAGATGCGCCGAGCCGTCACGACGCACGGGCTCACGTGGCACGCACGCCGCGTGCGGTCGGACGACATCGCGGGCGCATGGCTCGTGCACTCCGCGACCGGCGACCCGCGCGTCGACACCGCCGTCGCCGCGTGGTGCGAGAGCCGGCGCGTGTTCTGCGTCAACACCTCCGACGGGGCCCACGGCTCGGCGCGCCTGACGGCCGAGACGCGCAGCGGCGACGTCCTCGTCGGCGTGGCCTCGGACGCCGGCGTCGATCCCCGCCGGGCCGTGCGCCTGCGCGACGCGATCGCCGACGCGCTGCGCGCCGGAACGCTTCCGCTGCGCCGCTGCCGACGCGGCGGGGGTCGGGTCGATCTCGTGGGCGGCGGCCCCGGGCCGGCCGACCTCATGACGGTGCGCGGACGGCGACTGCTCGCCGAGGCGGATGTCGTCGTCGCCGATCGCCTCGGTCCCACCGACGTGCTGAACGAGCTCGAGCCCGACGTCGAGATCATCGATGTCGGCAAGCGCCCCGGCCACCATCCGGTGACGCAGGACGAGATCAACGCGCTCCTCGTCGCCCACGCGCGCGCCGGAAAGCGCGTGGTCCGCCTCAAGGGCGGCGACCCGTTCGTGTTCGGCCGAGGCGGCGAAGAGGTGGCCGCGTGCCACGCCGCCGGCGTCGCCGTCGAGGTCGTGCCCGGGCTGACGAGCGTCGTCTCGGTGCCGCAGGCCGCGGGCATCCCGGTCACGCATCGTGGGGTGTCCGCCGGGATCCACGTGGCCAACGGCCAGGGCGCCGTCTCGGCGTCGACGCGGGCAGCGCTCGGCGACGACACCATCACGACCGTCGTCCTCATGGGTGTCGCGGCGCTGCCGCGCATCGTCGCCGCCGCCCGCGAGGCCGGAGCCCCCGGCTCGCGCCCGGTCGCGATCGTCGAGCGGGGGCACACGCCGCAGCAGCGCACCACCCACTCGACGCTCGCCGAGGTCGAGCGGGATGCCGCGGCCGCCGGCGTCGCGAACCCGGCGGTCATCGTGATCGGCGAGGTGGCGCGCGCCGACCTGCTGCTGACCGCTGCATCGGATCGGGAGCGCGTCACCCGGTGA
- the nirD gene encoding nitrite reductase small subunit NirD, translated as MTLIDQTPARTRGSAWTAVCRMADLEVERGRAALLGDEQIALFLLHDGRVHATSNLDPYSGANVMSRGIVGTRGDAPTVASPMYKQVFDLRTGACLDAQGKQPVALRVWPVAVDAGTVFIRVGGVA; from the coding sequence GTGACCCTGATCGACCAGACGCCGGCGCGCACGCGTGGATCGGCGTGGACGGCCGTGTGCCGCATGGCCGACCTCGAGGTGGAGCGGGGCCGCGCGGCGCTGCTGGGCGATGAGCAGATCGCTCTCTTCCTGCTGCACGACGGCCGCGTGCACGCGACATCCAACCTCGATCCGTACAGCGGCGCGAACGTGATGTCGCGCGGCATCGTCGGCACCCGGGGCGACGCTCCGACCGTCGCCTCGCCGATGTACAAGCAGGTCTTCGATCTGCGCACGGGGGCGTGCCTCGACGCTCAGGGCAAGCAGCCGGTCGCGCTGCGGGTGTGGCCCGTGGCGGTCGACGCCGGAACGGTCTTCATCCGCGTCGGAGGTGTCGCATGA
- the nirB gene encoding nitrite reductase large subunit NirB, giving the protein MSPTGPAHVVVVGAGMVAHRFVESLLSRAGDTWRVTIVGDEPRHPYDRVGLTSFFAGASAEDLELDRSPLDDERVRFLRGRTATRIDRETAEVLTDTGERIGYDRLVLATGSYAARLAVDGYDHDGCFVYRTLDDVEALEAFVQRRSAELGRRLTGTVIGGGLLGLEAAGALQGLDVDCTVVQSSDRLMSAQLDLPAGDALRRLITARGIGVRTSSLTTRLDADRSGQVVGLEFRDGTWEHTDVVVFTVGVRPRDELARGAGLTVDPRGGVVIDERCDTSDDRILAIGEVASFGGQCVGLVAPGYAMAEVAATRLLGLEAAFGGFDLSTKLKLSGVDVASFGDAFAETPGALDVVYADPVAGVYKKLVLSDDAKTLLGGILVGDASAYGSLRPLVGGALGGDPAAYLLPDGGVAAPTGELPGAALVCSCNSVTAGGIRSAVHDEGCTDVAAVKACTKAGAACGSCVPMIKKLVGAELAKSGATVSNALCEHFDLSRRQLFDAVRVSGLTTFSAVIERFGTGRGCDICKPALASILSTLTGRHVLDGENATLQDTNDHVMANMQKDGSYSVVPRIPGGEITPAKLLVIAQVAQDFNLYTKITGGQRIDLFGARLEQLPAIWGRLVDAGFESGHAYGKSLRTVKSCVGSTWCRYGVQDSVGMAVRLELRYRGLRAPHKFKLGVSGCARECAEARGKDVGVIATETGWNVYVGGNGGFTPRHAVLLAENLDDDALLTAIDRFLMYYISTADRLQRTAPWFEDLEGGIDGLRAVIFDDALGICADLDAAMARHIDAYEDEWAATLADPDKLRRFASFVNAPTTPDPSLAYTVERGQPRPATADERADDRVLIAGTTLEVRR; this is encoded by the coding sequence ATGAGCCCCACCGGTCCCGCGCACGTCGTGGTGGTCGGGGCGGGCATGGTCGCTCACCGCTTCGTCGAGAGCCTCCTCAGCCGGGCGGGCGACACGTGGCGAGTCACGATCGTGGGGGATGAGCCCCGCCACCCGTACGACCGGGTCGGGCTGACCTCGTTCTTCGCGGGCGCCTCCGCGGAGGACCTCGAGCTCGACCGGTCACCCCTCGACGACGAGCGCGTGCGCTTTCTGCGGGGCCGCACGGCGACCCGCATCGACCGCGAGACCGCAGAGGTGCTGACCGACACCGGCGAGCGCATCGGCTACGACCGGCTCGTGCTCGCAACGGGTTCGTACGCGGCCCGACTGGCGGTGGACGGTTACGACCACGACGGCTGCTTCGTCTACCGCACCCTCGACGACGTCGAAGCCCTCGAGGCGTTCGTGCAGCGACGCTCGGCCGAGCTCGGCCGGCGGCTCACCGGAACCGTCATCGGCGGCGGCCTGCTCGGCCTCGAGGCGGCCGGCGCCCTGCAGGGTCTCGACGTCGACTGCACCGTCGTGCAGTCCTCCGACAGGCTGATGTCGGCGCAGCTCGACCTCCCGGCCGGCGACGCGCTGCGCCGCCTGATCACGGCACGCGGCATCGGGGTGCGGACGTCCTCGCTGACCACGCGGCTCGACGCCGATCGCAGCGGACAGGTCGTGGGCCTGGAGTTCCGCGACGGCACGTGGGAGCACACCGACGTCGTCGTCTTCACCGTCGGCGTCCGGCCCCGCGACGAGCTCGCACGGGGCGCGGGCCTGACCGTCGATCCGCGCGGCGGCGTCGTGATCGACGAGCGCTGCGACACCTCGGATGACCGCATCCTCGCGATCGGCGAAGTGGCGAGCTTCGGCGGGCAGTGCGTCGGGCTCGTCGCACCGGGCTACGCGATGGCCGAGGTCGCCGCGACGCGTCTGCTCGGGCTCGAGGCCGCCTTCGGCGGCTTCGACCTGTCGACCAAGCTCAAGCTGTCGGGCGTGGATGTCGCGAGCTTCGGCGATGCGTTCGCCGAGACGCCCGGCGCGCTCGACGTCGTCTACGCCGACCCCGTCGCCGGGGTCTACAAGAAGCTCGTGCTCTCGGACGACGCGAAGACGCTGCTCGGCGGCATCCTCGTGGGCGACGCGTCGGCCTACGGGTCGCTGCGTCCCCTCGTGGGCGGCGCGCTCGGCGGCGACCCGGCCGCATACCTGCTGCCCGACGGCGGCGTCGCCGCCCCCACCGGCGAGCTGCCCGGTGCGGCCCTCGTCTGCTCGTGCAACAGCGTCACCGCCGGCGGCATCCGTTCGGCCGTCCACGACGAGGGATGCACGGATGTCGCCGCGGTGAAGGCCTGCACGAAAGCCGGGGCGGCCTGCGGCTCGTGCGTACCGATGATCAAGAAGCTCGTCGGCGCCGAGCTCGCGAAGTCGGGCGCGACGGTCAGCAACGCGCTCTGCGAGCACTTCGACCTGTCGCGCCGGCAGCTCTTCGATGCCGTGCGGGTATCGGGCCTGACGACGTTCAGCGCCGTGATCGAGCGCTTCGGCACGGGCCGCGGGTGCGACATCTGCAAGCCCGCGCTCGCCAGCATCCTGTCGACCCTCACCGGCCGCCACGTGCTCGACGGCGAGAACGCCACCCTGCAAGACACGAACGACCACGTCATGGCGAACATGCAGAAGGACGGCAGCTACTCGGTGGTCCCTCGCATCCCGGGGGGCGAGATCACGCCCGCGAAGCTTCTCGTGATCGCGCAGGTCGCGCAGGACTTCAACCTGTACACGAAGATCACCGGCGGACAGCGCATCGACCTCTTCGGCGCCCGCCTCGAACAGCTGCCCGCGATCTGGGGGCGGCTCGTCGACGCCGGCTTCGAGTCCGGACACGCGTACGGCAAGTCGCTGCGCACCGTGAAGTCGTGCGTCGGGTCGACGTGGTGCCGGTACGGGGTGCAGGACTCCGTCGGCATGGCGGTGCGCCTCGAGCTGCGATACCGAGGACTGCGCGCACCGCACAAGTTCAAGCTCGGCGTCTCGGGCTGCGCGCGCGAGTGCGCCGAGGCCCGCGGCAAGGACGTCGGGGTCATCGCGACCGAGACCGGGTGGAACGTCTACGTCGGCGGCAACGGCGGGTTCACGCCGCGGCACGCGGTGCTGCTCGCCGAGAACCTCGACGACGACGCCCTGCTCACCGCGATCGACCGTTTCCTCATGTACTACATCTCGACGGCCGACCGACTGCAGCGCACGGCTCCGTGGTTCGAAGACCTCGAGGGCGGCATCGACGGGCTGCGCGCCGTCATCTTCGACGATGCGCTCGGCATCTGCGCCGACCTCGATGCCGCCATGGCGCGGCATATCGACGCGTACGAGGACGAGTGGGCGGCGACCCTCGCCGACCCCGACAAGCTGCGCCGGTTCGCCTCGTTCGTCAACGCCCCGACGACGCCCGATCCCTCGCTGGCCTACACCGTCGAGCGCGGACAGCCGCGCCCGGCGACGGCGGACGAGCGTGCGGACGACCGCGTGCTCATCGCGGGCACGACCCTGGAGGTGCGGCGGTGA
- a CDS encoding formate/nitrite transporter family protein, which translates to MSYVKPTELVQTVIDAGASKVMLSTRDTLVRSIMGGAVLTIAAAFAITVSVTTGSPLLGAVLFPIGFIMLYLLGYDLLTGVFVLAPLAWFDRRPGVTLGGILRNWGLVFLGNFIGAFTVAVLMAIVVTYGFSTPPNEVGEAIGHIGEGRTVGYADHGAAGMLTLFIRGVLCNWMVATGVVLAMISKDVIGKIVAMWMPIMLFFFMGFEHSIVNMFLFPSGLLLGGDFTIMDYLIWNEIPTVLGNLVGGLVFVAIPLYLTYGRPASPRRIRASKRARTVTSPAPTDAAAATAAVEPETSRV; encoded by the coding sequence ATGTCCTACGTCAAGCCCACCGAACTCGTGCAGACCGTGATCGACGCGGGTGCGTCGAAGGTCATGCTCTCGACCCGCGACACCCTCGTCCGATCCATCATGGGCGGCGCGGTGCTCACGATCGCCGCCGCGTTCGCCATCACCGTCTCGGTGACGACCGGCAGCCCGCTGCTCGGGGCGGTGCTCTTCCCCATCGGCTTCATCATGCTGTACCTGCTCGGCTACGACCTGCTCACCGGGGTCTTCGTGCTCGCACCGCTGGCGTGGTTCGACCGCCGGCCGGGGGTGACGCTCGGCGGCATCCTGCGCAACTGGGGGCTGGTGTTCCTCGGCAACTTCATCGGCGCGTTCACCGTGGCGGTGCTCATGGCGATCGTCGTCACGTATGGGTTCTCGACGCCGCCGAACGAGGTCGGCGAGGCCATCGGACACATCGGCGAGGGGCGCACGGTGGGCTACGCCGACCACGGCGCCGCGGGCATGCTGACGCTCTTCATCCGCGGCGTGCTGTGCAACTGGATGGTCGCCACCGGCGTCGTCCTGGCGATGATCTCGAAGGACGTCATCGGCAAGATCGTCGCGATGTGGATGCCGATCATGCTCTTCTTCTTCATGGGCTTCGAGCACTCGATCGTGAACATGTTCCTGTTCCCCTCGGGCCTGCTGCTCGGCGGCGACTTCACGATCATGGACTACCTGATCTGGAACGAGATCCCCACGGTGCTCGGCAACCTCGTCGGTGGCCTCGTCTTCGTCGCGATCCCGCTGTACCTCACCTACGGCCGGCCCGCCTCGCCGCGACGGATCCGCGCCTCGAAGCGGGCCCGCACCGTGACGAGCCCGGCGCCGACGGATGCCGCCGCAGCCACCGCCGCCGTCGAGCCCGAGACGTCCCGGGTGTGA
- a CDS encoding MOSC domain-containing protein: MPVVSALYRYPVKGFTPEERDELVVQADGRIAGDRVLAFRFADAVEPEDADGLESWPKSRGLALMDFPALARVALTFDSGERRLRLSVDGSVLAEAALDDAGRRELEKAITAFVQESGDARRLDREGVLPLRLVGDGATSRFQDRARGYVSLHGEASVAKVDAAVPAPVDSRRFRSNIVIAGVPPWDELAWRGRIRIGEVAFDVQKPIGRCAAIMANPDTGERDARLLRVLTTEFDQAEPTLGILLLPAAGGGVVRVGDEVAVEG; encoded by the coding sequence GTGCCCGTCGTCTCCGCCCTGTACCGCTACCCCGTCAAGGGCTTCACGCCCGAGGAACGCGACGAGCTCGTCGTCCAGGCCGACGGCCGCATCGCCGGCGACCGCGTGCTGGCCTTCCGCTTCGCCGACGCGGTGGAGCCCGAGGATGCCGACGGCCTCGAGTCGTGGCCGAAGAGCCGGGGCCTCGCGCTCATGGACTTCCCGGCGCTGGCTCGCGTTGCGCTGACCTTCGACTCCGGCGAGCGTCGCCTGCGGCTGAGCGTCGACGGCAGCGTGCTGGCCGAAGCGGCCCTCGACGATGCCGGCCGGCGCGAGCTCGAGAAGGCGATCACCGCGTTCGTGCAGGAGTCGGGCGACGCGCGACGGCTCGACCGCGAGGGCGTGCTGCCGCTGCGACTCGTCGGCGACGGCGCGACCTCGCGCTTCCAGGACCGCGCCCGCGGCTACGTCTCGCTGCACGGAGAGGCCTCGGTCGCGAAGGTGGATGCCGCGGTGCCGGCCCCCGTCGACAGTCGCCGGTTCCGCTCGAACATCGTCATCGCGGGTGTCCCACCCTGGGACGAGCTGGCCTGGCGCGGCCGCATCCGGATCGGCGAGGTCGCCTTCGACGTGCAGAAGCCCATCGGGCGGTGCGCCGCGATCATGGCCAACCCCGACACGGGCGAGCGCGACGCCCGGCTGCTGCGGGTGCTGACGACCGAGTTCGATCAGGCCGAGCCGACCCTCGGCATCCTGCTCCTTCCCGCCGCCGGCGGGGGAGTGGTGCGGGTCGGCGACGAGGTCGCGGTCGAGGGCTGA